A stretch of the Schistocerca serialis cubense isolate TAMUIC-IGC-003099 chromosome 2, iqSchSeri2.2, whole genome shotgun sequence genome encodes the following:
- the LOC126456913 gene encoding neural Wiskott-Aldrich syndrome protein-like isoform X2: MRATVAALVLCLAVSKCTSQTTEPGPPSTDLPPPEPTGTGLPPPEPTGTGLPPPEPTGTGLPPPEPTGSEQPPPPASTEAPAPPAEPTTAPAAPPPQRTPAGGRGRRPSGDHFGFAPGFGTGFFPGFRQRFPSFNTGFFPGFNGIFPGNRPGFFPGFGR; this comes from the exons GTGTCCAAGTGCACCAGCCAAACAACAGAGCCAGGTCCGCCATCGACTGATCTGCCGCCCCCTGAGCCGACTGGTACCGGCCTGCCACCGCCAGAACCTACTGGCACCGGCCTGCCACCGCCAGAACCTACTGGCACCGGCCTGCCACCGCCAGAAC CAACTGGCAGCGAGCAGCCACCACCGCCTGCCAGTACTGAGGCCCCCGCACCTCCCGCAGAGCCGACGACGGCGCCTGCAGCTCCTCCCCCACAGAGAACCCCTGCTGGTGGGCGCGGCCGCCGTCCATCTGGTGACCACTTTGGCTTTGCGCCAGGTTTCGGCACCGGCTTCTTCCCAGGATTCCGCCAGCGCTTTCCTTCCTTCAACACTGGATTCTTCCCAGGATTCAATGGCATATTTCCAGGCAACAGGCCGGGTTTCTTTCCTGGCTTTGGACGCTAA
- the LOC126456913 gene encoding uncharacterized protein LOC126456913 isoform X1, giving the protein MRATVAALVLCLAVSKCTSQTTEPGPPSTDLPPPEPTGTGLPPPEPTGTGLPPPEPTGTGLPPPEPTGTGLPPPEPTGSEQPPPPASTEAPAPPAEPTTAPAAPPPQRTPAGGRGRRPSGDHFGFAPGFGTGFFPGFRQRFPSFNTGFFPGFNGIFPGNRPGFFPGFGR; this is encoded by the exons GTGTCCAAGTGCACCAGCCAAACAACAGAGCCAGGTCCGCCATCGACTGATCTGCCGCCCCCTGAGCCGACTGGTACCGGCCTGCCACCGCCAGAACCTACTGGCACCGGCCTGCCACCGCCAGAACCTACTGGCACCGGCCTGCCACCGCCAGAACCTACTGGCACCGGCCTGCCACCGCCAGAAC CAACTGGCAGCGAGCAGCCACCACCGCCTGCCAGTACTGAGGCCCCCGCACCTCCCGCAGAGCCGACGACGGCGCCTGCAGCTCCTCCCCCACAGAGAACCCCTGCTGGTGGGCGCGGCCGCCGTCCATCTGGTGACCACTTTGGCTTTGCGCCAGGTTTCGGCACCGGCTTCTTCCCAGGATTCCGCCAGCGCTTTCCTTCCTTCAACACTGGATTCTTCCCAGGATTCAATGGCATATTTCCAGGCAACAGGCCGGGTTTCTTTCCTGGCTTTGGACGCTAA
- the LOC126456913 gene encoding formin-A-like isoform X3, whose amino-acid sequence MRATVAALVLCLAVSKCTSQTTEPGPPSTDLPPPEPTGTGLPPPEPTGTGLPPPEPTGSEQPPPPASTEAPAPPAEPTTAPAAPPPQRTPAGGRGRRPSGDHFGFAPGFGTGFFPGFRQRFPSFNTGFFPGFNGIFPGNRPGFFPGFGR is encoded by the exons GTGTCCAAGTGCACCAGCCAAACAACAGAGCCAGGTCCGCCATCGACTGATCTGCCGCCCCCTGAGCCGACTGGTACCGGCCTGCCACCGCCAGAACCTACTGGCACCGGCCTGCCACCGCCAGAAC CAACTGGCAGCGAGCAGCCACCACCGCCTGCCAGTACTGAGGCCCCCGCACCTCCCGCAGAGCCGACGACGGCGCCTGCAGCTCCTCCCCCACAGAGAACCCCTGCTGGTGGGCGCGGCCGCCGTCCATCTGGTGACCACTTTGGCTTTGCGCCAGGTTTCGGCACCGGCTTCTTCCCAGGATTCCGCCAGCGCTTTCCTTCCTTCAACACTGGATTCTTCCCAGGATTCAATGGCATATTTCCAGGCAACAGGCCGGGTTTCTTTCCTGGCTTTGGACGCTAA